The Candidatus Methylomirabilota bacterium genome includes a window with the following:
- a CDS encoding type II toxin-antitoxin system prevent-host-death family antitoxin, which translates to MRIGLREANQQFSKAIKAVKAGEEVVLTERGKPIGVIRPLGQPGAGEAEVRRLEAAGLLQRASKRRPLPPCAPRPLKGPPISQTLREERDES; encoded by the coding sequence ATGCGGATAGGATTGCGGGAAGCCAATCAACAGTTTTCAAAAGCCATCAAAGCGGTCAAGGCCGGGGAAGAGGTGGTGCTGACCGAACGGGGGAAACCTATCGGCGTCATCAGGCCGTTAGGACAACCGGGGGCTGGTGAGGCGGAGGTCCGACGGCTGGAAGCGGCAGGATTGCTACAGCGGGCATCCAAGCGCCGGCCTCTTCCTCCCTGCGCGCCACGGCCGTTGAAAGGCCCGCCGATCTCCCAGACGCTTCGTGAGGAACGAGACGAATCCTGA
- the bamA gene encoding outer membrane protein assembly factor BamA yields the protein MQSFANSVKVLAASFLFLFLALAFGKAYGQEQAQVKQLDIKGSRKIDEATIRFKLKTRVGEPFSLEKVREDVKTVYRLGFYDDVAVDAEVFEGGLKITFILTEKPTIREVKIRGNKQIATDKIKEKLTLSEGGVFNPQAVTANVEKVRQFYEEEGYYQAKVLSQADKTPEGDISVTFEIKEGGKFEISVIRILGAKGLSEQEIKARMATRELFLFFFFGTLKRDELQRDLDRIKAYYLDNGYLDIKVGEPEIRVVEAKQKLEISLHVEEGPQYRVGELGVTGNTVFSTEEVLKPLQIARQGIFSREVLQRDILKLTDRYSERGYLFVDIAPTINTDRESHIVDVGMEISEGKQAFVERIEISGNTKTRDKVIRRDIPLNEGDLYNSRLLARGRQNLNNLGYFEEVKIDTRRGTAEDKVDIDVAVKEKPTGSFSIGGGFSSTDGILGSTSISQNNFLGLGQRVSLSGQLGSRAIRAVLDFFDPHIMDTETSLDFSVFSERLLFNNQIGFDQDTRGGAISFGRRLYKELIGTLGYRYESNRIFNLIANAPKLLQDQQGTNTTGRVSFGLSLDLTDNRLDPTIGFKGAATYQLAETFLGGENKFNRFNLELGYYQPLVWKLIGHVRGNLIVVEPFGGKKLPVQERLFLGGTNSVRGFKDFQLGPIDPATGERIGGNKAIYFNNEAIFPIYEPLGLRGLVFFDAGNNFAEGESLSLDLRPTAGAGVRVATPFGLVRLEWGLNLDKRPGESSSAVHVTMGSTF from the coding sequence GTGCAATCCTTCGCGAACAGCGTCAAGGTTCTCGCCGCCAGTTTTCTCTTCCTTTTCTTGGCGTTAGCGTTCGGTAAAGCGTACGGCCAGGAACAGGCACAGGTCAAACAGCTCGATATCAAGGGAAGCCGGAAGATCGACGAGGCTACCATCCGGTTCAAGCTTAAGACCAGGGTTGGTGAGCCGTTCTCTCTGGAAAAGGTCAGAGAGGATGTCAAGACGGTCTACCGATTGGGCTTTTACGACGATGTCGCTGTGGATGCCGAAGTCTTTGAAGGGGGCCTGAAAATCACCTTCATCCTCACCGAAAAGCCGACCATCCGGGAAGTGAAGATCCGAGGTAACAAGCAGATTGCTACCGATAAGATCAAAGAGAAACTTACGCTGAGTGAGGGCGGAGTATTTAATCCGCAGGCCGTGACAGCGAATGTGGAGAAGGTACGGCAGTTTTACGAAGAAGAGGGGTATTACCAGGCAAAGGTTCTATCGCAGGCAGACAAGACCCCTGAAGGGGATATCTCGGTCACCTTCGAGATCAAAGAAGGGGGAAAGTTTGAGATTTCCGTTATTCGGATCCTTGGAGCCAAAGGGTTAAGCGAGCAAGAGATCAAGGCGCGTATGGCCACCAGGGAACTGTTCCTGTTCTTCTTTTTTGGGACGCTGAAACGTGATGAATTGCAACGCGACCTCGATCGGATTAAGGCGTACTACCTGGATAACGGCTATCTCGACATTAAAGTGGGCGAGCCGGAGATTCGGGTGGTTGAGGCAAAGCAGAAGCTTGAGATCAGTCTCCATGTGGAAGAGGGCCCACAGTACCGGGTCGGGGAGTTAGGGGTAACAGGCAATACCGTCTTTTCTACCGAGGAGGTGTTGAAGCCGCTTCAGATCGCCAGGCAGGGCATCTTCAGCCGGGAGGTGCTCCAGCGAGATATACTGAAACTCACCGACCGGTATTCGGAGCGTGGCTATCTCTTTGTGGATATCGCCCCGACCATTAATACCGATCGAGAGAGCCATATTGTGGATGTGGGCATGGAGATCAGTGAAGGGAAGCAGGCCTTCGTGGAACGTATCGAGATTTCAGGCAACACCAAGACCCGGGACAAAGTCATTCGGCGGGACATCCCTCTGAACGAGGGCGACCTGTATAACAGCCGTCTACTGGCGCGCGGTCGCCAGAATCTGAACAACCTCGGCTACTTCGAGGAGGTCAAGATCGACACTCGTCGTGGCACGGCCGAGGACAAGGTGGACATCGATGTAGCGGTGAAGGAGAAGCCGACCGGCTCCTTCAGTATCGGAGGCGGCTTCAGCTCGACGGACGGTATCTTGGGGTCGACCTCTATCTCCCAGAACAACTTTCTTGGGTTGGGACAGAGGGTCTCGCTCTCAGGACAGCTCGGCTCTCGAGCAATTCGGGCTGTCTTGGACTTCTTTGATCCTCACATCATGGATACTGAGACCTCGCTGGACTTCTCAGTGTTCAGCGAGCGGCTACTCTTTAACAACCAGATCGGCTTTGATCAGGACACCAGGGGCGGCGCGATTTCTTTTGGTCGGCGGCTCTATAAGGAGTTGATCGGTACTCTCGGCTATCGGTACGAATCGAACCGGATCTTTAATCTCATCGCAAATGCGCCTAAGCTCCTCCAGGATCAGCAAGGGACGAATACGACCGGACGGGTCTCTTTTGGCCTCTCGTTAGACCTCACGGACAACCGCCTCGATCCGACTATAGGATTTAAAGGGGCCGCAACGTATCAGCTTGCCGAAACCTTTCTGGGCGGTGAAAACAAGTTCAATCGATTCAACCTTGAGTTGGGCTACTACCAGCCGCTGGTCTGGAAGCTGATCGGTCATGTCCGGGGGAACCTGATTGTCGTGGAGCCGTTTGGCGGGAAGAAGCTGCCGGTTCAGGAACGGCTTTTCCTCGGCGGCACCAACAGCGTTCGAGGATTCAAGGACTTCCAGTTAGGCCCTATCGACCCCGCAACCGGGGAACGGATCGGCGGAAACAAGGCCATCTATTTCAATAACGAAGCGATATTTCCCATCTATGAGCCATTAGGTTTGAGGGGCTTGGTCTTTTTCGATGCGGGCAATAATTTTGCCGAGGGGGAAAGCCTCTCGTTAGATTTGCGACCGACTGCCGGGGCTGGCGTTCGCGTTGCCACTCCCTTTGGTCTGGTGCGACTTGAGTGGGGTCTTAACCTGGACAAGCGGCCTGGGGAATCGAGCAGCGCCGTGCATGTGACGATGGGATCGACGTTCTAG
- a CDS encoding OmpH family outer membrane protein codes for MRLGFVDLQAVISQSKEGQAAMNTVKTEAAEKQKEISAKEAEIKQMDADFQKQASALSEAAKKDREEEIRRKLRDLKRVTEDFNRDLQKREGEMVNDLLRDLTTVIRDYGKEKGFSLIVEKGQSGVIYGNDAADLTKEILERYNTRRSKK; via the coding sequence ATGAGACTCGGGTTTGTAGACCTTCAGGCCGTCATCTCGCAGTCGAAAGAGGGGCAGGCCGCGATGAATACGGTCAAGACGGAGGCTGCCGAGAAACAGAAAGAGATCAGCGCGAAAGAGGCCGAGATTAAGCAGATGGACGCGGATTTCCAGAAACAGGCATCCGCCCTGAGTGAGGCAGCAAAGAAGGACAGAGAGGAAGAGATTCGACGTAAGCTTCGTGATCTCAAGCGAGTGACCGAGGATTTTAACCGTGACTTGCAAAAACGGGAAGGCGAGATGGTGAATGATCTACTCAGGGATCTCACGACTGTGATCCGGGACTACGGTAAAGAAAAAGGGTTTTCCCTCATTGTTGAGAAGGGACAGAGCGGAGTAATCTACGGCAACGATGCGGCTGACCTTACCAAGGAGATCCTTGAACGCTACAACACCCGCCGAAGCAAAAAGTAG
- the fabZ gene encoding 3-hydroxyacyl-ACP dehydratase FabZ: MMDIRQIQEMLPHRYPFLLVDRILEIEPGKRVVGLKNVTINEAFFQGHFPGQPIMPGVLVIEAMAQIGGVLLMRTLNVSAEKKLLYFTGIDRARFRRPVLPGDQVRFEIELLQLRSRNCRMHAMAFVQDKLAAEAELSCIVVDRESPDLPPGVPVVMGEQ; encoded by the coding sequence TTGATGGACATTCGGCAGATTCAGGAGATGCTTCCCCACCGTTATCCTTTCCTCCTGGTCGATAGGATTCTCGAGATCGAGCCTGGAAAGAGGGTAGTGGGGCTCAAGAACGTGACTATCAATGAGGCATTCTTTCAGGGTCACTTTCCTGGGCAGCCGATCATGCCCGGAGTGCTGGTGATCGAGGCGATGGCGCAGATCGGAGGCGTCCTGCTGATGCGGACGCTGAACGTGAGCGCCGAAAAGAAGCTCCTGTATTTTACCGGCATCGACCGGGCCAGGTTTCGCAGGCCCGTGCTGCCGGGAGATCAGGTGAGATTCGAGATCGAACTGCTCCAACTCAGAAGCCGGAACTGTCGAATGCATGCCATGGCCTTTGTGCAGGACAAGTTGGCTGCGGAGGCTGAGTTGTCGTGTATTGTCGTTGACCGAGAATCGCCGGATCTTCCCCCTGGCGTTCCGGTGGTGATGGGAGAACAATGA
- the lpxD gene encoding UDP-3-O-(3-hydroxymyristoyl)glucosamine N-acyltransferase, with product MMQLRELAEKLNCRLVGNGEIEVHHLAPLHEAGEGDLVFVMNARDLPKLEANKAAAVIAREGSPPCSKPALLTNDPYLAFVQALHLFYTPDRPTLGVHPSSIVQEGVRLAADVAIGPLSVVEGEVTIGERSVVGAQVYIGKGSRIGADCRLYPQVMIREGVEIGNRVVIHSGAVIGSDGFGYLRDGQGVRIKIPQVGRVILEDDVEIGANVTIDRATMGTTRIKRGTKIDNLVQIAHNVVVGADTVIAALSGISGSAKIGDRVTLAGQVGIADHAEIGDDVIVGAKSGVTKRIPPGGVFLGYPAVPHLTFKRSAAAVHRIPQLLIAIKRIEARLASLESTVGEREGEAQPSQLTSERGPH from the coding sequence GTGATGCAACTGAGGGAACTGGCTGAAAAGCTGAACTGCCGGTTGGTAGGCAACGGTGAGATCGAGGTTCATCATCTCGCTCCACTGCACGAGGCGGGTGAGGGAGACTTGGTGTTTGTGATGAATGCCCGCGATCTGCCGAAGCTCGAGGCGAACAAGGCCGCTGCCGTGATTGCGCGTGAAGGGAGCCCGCCCTGTTCGAAGCCGGCGTTGCTGACGAACGATCCGTACCTGGCCTTTGTCCAGGCCCTCCATCTTTTCTACACGCCCGACCGCCCAACGCTTGGCGTCCATCCATCCAGCATCGTGCAGGAGGGTGTGCGCCTGGCAGCGGACGTTGCGATCGGCCCGCTTTCGGTCGTTGAGGGAGAGGTGACAATTGGCGAGAGGAGCGTTGTGGGTGCCCAGGTCTATATCGGCAAGGGTAGCCGCATTGGCGCTGACTGCCGCCTTTACCCGCAGGTTATGATTCGGGAAGGCGTCGAGATCGGCAATCGAGTGGTTATCCACAGCGGGGCCGTGATCGGGAGCGATGGCTTCGGGTATCTGAGAGACGGACAGGGGGTCCGTATCAAGATCCCACAGGTGGGACGGGTGATTCTGGAGGACGACGTGGAGATCGGCGCCAACGTCACGATCGACCGGGCGACTATGGGAACGACGCGGATCAAGCGTGGGACCAAGATCGACAATCTGGTCCAGATCGCGCATAACGTTGTCGTCGGAGCAGATACGGTGATTGCGGCCCTAAGCGGTATCTCCGGCAGCGCGAAGATCGGAGATCGGGTGACGCTGGCCGGCCAGGTCGGGATCGCCGATCACGCCGAGATCGGCGACGATGTCATTGTGGGAGCGAAATCCGGGGTCACGAAGCGTATCCCGCCTGGAGGCGTGTTCCTGGGCTATCCCGCCGTACCGCATCTCACATTCAAGCGTAGCGCCGCTGCGGTGCATCGGATCCCCCAACTCCTGATAGCCATCAAACGCATTGAGGCGCGTCTGGCATCGTTAGAGAGCACCGTTGGAGAGAGGGAGGGAGAGGCGCAGCCTTCTCAGTTGACGTCCGAGAGGGGACCCCATTGA
- a CDS encoding type II toxin-antitoxin system VapC family toxin, with translation MPAPWAYFDTSVLLKRYIREAGSAQARASLRRHRFLSSAIAPVEAMSALCRRRTSGELAEEDFAVILSRMRRDRSYWELVAVTPLVLTDAEELIQTTGVKTLDALHLASVLAFQAMSGIRIPFITADIRQRDAASQLNVTAVWIG, from the coding sequence ATGCCGGCGCCGTGGGCGTACTTCGACACCAGCGTCCTGCTCAAACGGTATATCCGCGAAGCGGGTTCTGCGCAAGCACGAGCCTCCCTGCGTCGTCATCGCTTCCTGTCGTCGGCCATTGCCCCGGTGGAGGCGATGTCAGCGCTGTGCCGACGGCGCACATCGGGTGAACTGGCCGAAGAGGATTTCGCGGTGATCCTCTCTCGCATGCGAAGGGATCGCAGTTATTGGGAACTCGTCGCAGTGACCCCGCTGGTCCTCACCGACGCCGAGGAGCTTATCCAGACGACAGGGGTCAAAACACTCGATGCCCTCCATCTGGCCTCAGTTCTGGCCTTCCAGGCGATGTCCGGGATTCGGATTCCTTTTATCACAGCGGATATTCGGCAGCGCGACGCGGCAAGCCAGCTCAATGTTACCGCTGTGTGGATTGGATAA
- a CDS encoding response regulator transcription factor produces MAVRRKADDRSKLALIGDYLILYLLHRLRKGPIQRGPYPKEIEVIIGLSPRTVSTHLEHIYDKLGVRTRTEAVRLVVEQGLLRP; encoded by the coding sequence ATGGCGGTGAGACGGAAAGCGGACGACCGTTCAAAACTTGCCCTTATCGGCGATTATTTGATCTTGTATCTGCTGCATCGCCTGCGTAAAGGACCTATTCAGCGCGGTCCCTACCCTAAGGAGATCGAGGTGATCATCGGCCTCAGCCCCAGAACCGTGAGCACGCACCTGGAGCACATCTACGACAAGCTTGGCGTCCGGACGCGCACCGAGGCGGTGCGGCTGGTCGTGGAACAGGGGTTGCTGCGTCCCTGA